One Colius striatus isolate bColStr4 chromosome 10, bColStr4.1.hap1, whole genome shotgun sequence genomic region harbors:
- the SLC25A24 gene encoding mitochondrial adenyl nucleotide antiporter SLC25A24 — translation MFQLLRGLVLPAAACDGSRDGDSRYANLFRKLDLNEDGRVDIAELQTGLRAMGIPLGKEAEEKIFKAGDTNQDGQLDFEEFMQYLKDHEKKMKLAFKSLDKNNDGKIEASEVVQSLKILGISISEKQAEKILQSIDADGTMTVDWNEWRDHFMFNPATDIEEIIRYWKHSTVLDIGDSLTVPDEFTEEEKKTGQWWKQLLAGGVAGAVSRTGTAPLDRLKVMMQVHGSKSNKMNIASGFKQMLKEGGVRSLWRGNGVNVVKIAPETAIKFWAYEQYKKILTKDDGKLGTVERFVSGSLAGATAQTSIYPMEVLKTRLAVGKTGQYSGMFDCAKKILKREGVKAFYKGYIPNILGIIPYAGIDLAVYELLKSTWLEHYASSSANPGVFVLLGCGTVSSTCGQLASYPLALVRTRMQAQASLEGTPQLNMVGLFQRIVATEGVRGLYRGIAPNFMKVLPAVSISYVVYEKMKQNLGIA, via the exons CGAGGCCTCGTCCTCCCGGCGGCTGCCTGCGACGGGAGCAGGGATGGCGACTCCCGGTACGCCAACCTCTTCAGGAAGCTGGACCTCAACGAAGACGGCAGGGTGGATATTGCCGAGCTCCAGACGGGTCTCCGCGCCATGGGCATCCCCCTGGGAAAAGAGGCGGAGGAG AAAATTTTTAAAGCTGGAGATACTAACCAGGATGGCCAGCTAGACTTTGAAGAATTTATGCAGTATCTTAAAGATCATGAGAAGAAGATGAAACTGGCATTTAAGAGCCTGGACAAAAACAACGATG gAAAAATTGAAGCATCAGAAGTTGTCCAGTCACTCAAGATATTGGGTATaagcatttcagaaaaacaggcagaaaaaaTCCTGCAAAG tatTGATGCTGATGGGACAATGACAGTAGACTGGAATGAGTGGAGAGATCATTTTATGTTTAACCCAGCTACAGACATTGAGGAAATAATTCGATATTGGAAACATTCCACT GTGTTGGATATAGGTGACAGTTTGACTGTCCCAGATGAGTtcacagaagaagagaagaagacaGGACAGTGGTGGAAACAGCTGTTGGCAGGAGGAGTGGCTGGTGCTGTCTCTCGAACAGGTACAGCACCATTAGATCGCCTTAAAGTGATGATGCAG GTTCATGGTTCAAAGTCAAACAAAATGAATATAGCCAGTGGTTTTAAGCAAATGTTGAAAGAAGGTGGTGTCCGATCTCTCTGGAGGGGAAATGGTGTAAATGTTGTGAAAATAGCTCCTGAAACAGCTATCAAGTTCTGGGCCTACGAACAG TATAAGAAGATACTCACTAAGGATGATGGAAAGTTAGGCACTGTTGAAAGATTTGTGTCTGGTTCTTTGGCTGGAGCAACAGCCCAAACTTCTATTTATCCCATGGAG gtTTTAAAGACCAGATTGGCCGTGGGTAAAACAGGGCAATATTCTGGGATGTTTGACTGTGctaagaagattttaaaaagagaaggtgTAAAAGCCTTCTACAAAGGCTATATTCCTAATATTCTGGGTATAATTCCTTATGCTGGCATTGACCTTGCTGTTTATGAG CTCTTGAAGAGCACATGGCTAGAACACTATGCATCGAGCTCTGCTAACCCAGGTGTTTTCGTGTTGCTGGGATGTGGTACTGTTTCCAGCACGTGTGGGCAGTTAGCCAGTTATCCTCTTGCTCTTGTCAGAACACGTATGCAGGCTCAAG cCTCATTGGAAGGAACTCCACAGCTAAACATGGTTGGTCTCTTTCAAAGAATTGTTGCTACAGAGGGAGTCAGAGGACTTTATAGGGGCATAGCCCCTAATTTTATGAAAGTGCTTCCAGCTGTCAGCATCAGCTATGTTGTATAtgagaaaatgaagcagaattTGGGAATAGcatga